CAACTTCTTATGGTCAGAGCAGAAAACATTTTCACTAATTCATCTTCCAAGAGGTTCTAGAATTTTATCTGCCAACCAGCAGAACCTTTCCAAACTACAGGTAGCTGCTAGTTGATCCCTACCCTGATAATTATAGAAACACCATTAATAACTGGTTACATAAGAGAAACCAAGACAAGTCTTCTTGATCGTAAAACTTTACATTAAACATCCTAAAACTGTAAATTAAGACATTTAAACAAGGACTGCTGTGCCAAAACCGGGGTCCAGACTAGTTGCTTGGCGGCACATGTTGGTACGCCCCCGTGTCGTCTCGTGTCAGGCCTGTATCGACATGTAGAGGTGGTAGGAAAAAGCAAGAatgggagagaagaaaagagagagagagaagggggagagagggagggagaaagaAGGTTGGTGGAGGCTAGTGAGTCGCAAGGAGGAGGGGCTCCATCTCCGGTTTCCTATTTCGAACGAAATAGAAAAACTGGAGCGGCTCGAAATAGGAAAACCGGAGGCAGAACCCCTCCTCCACCTCTCCGCACGACTCCCTAGCCCTCCACAACCCTTTGCCGGCCGACCTCCATCTCCCTCTcgcttccttcctctctctctccctcccctgctctctctctctctctctcttttcctctctttctttctccttctccctctctgttaccaatttcttattttggTTGCCAGAACCGTCCTAGTTTGCCGTCGGTACGTCTCGAACCGAACGGTTCAGGACGGTTCCACCGACCATGCATTTAAAAGAACTCCCGTTTTATTACAATTCTAATCAAAATATGACAGCGAGATCACGTACTACACTAATTTTGATGCTCCTGGTGACCTAAACTGTAGATCCACCATTATTTACCATCTATTCACATAGTTTCATGATCAAGCCCATGTTAGTTCTTCAGAACAAAGTAGACTCATCATCAAGTTGATGGTTCATATGCTTCACTGTCACCCTTCTCACATGTTCCATGTTTATATACCTAAGTCAACTACAGAAtatgcatctctctctctctctctgaatcCCGAATAAATCAGCCTGATTTTGGTGCTCAAATGCTTACCTTTGTTCACCCTGACTAAATTGAGCTGATTCTCATATTCAAATTCTCACCCTGTATAGCTGTCAATTTTCAAAGGCTTAAAATAATCTACTTAGCAAGGACATGTTCTAGAAAGAGAATACAAACTTGTTGCCATAGAGAGTCTAAGGCTGTAAAGTTAGGTCCAACAAAATTGAAAACTGCTAGCCAAGGCACTAACAATAAGAATTGCATCTAAATAAATGAACTAAGAAAATCTACTCTCATGAATATTTTGCTTGTTTCATTCCAGAGCAGAAGTATATTTTCCTATACCATTTGAGTGATTTCTCTTTGATTATTCTACAATTCCTCTCCCAAAATAAAGCATAGAAACTGGCAGCATCAAGTGATTCTGCCAATTTCCTGGACCTTAACACAATCCAAGCTATCATAATTAATATCTAGTTAAATTATTCTCCATTTTTGGTTGATTTCAAGCTACCCATGATCATTATCACTCCAGGAAGTACTCTTAATTGCATTCTACTCCATCAGTTAATAGGCCCTTAAGGCTCATTGATGCCACCTAAAGCATCCTAcagtgtttaaacttttatgctaaCATTAGGAAAAAGGGAACTGATTCCTGAATTACATACTCAGGAAGGAGCAGACCTGAGCATCAGCTctcaaatttgtaatttgagcTATGTATGCATTGAAAAACTATATTTTTTTGCCTGTTATATACTTCATTTTGTCATGTGTTCTCCTTTTCCTGATCATGGATCACTTATTTGCTGGAAAGGTAATGTATCAAAAATAATGATCTGCAAACTTCTATAGGAATAATCTCAAAAATCTCAAGTTATTGATAATAGTAATCAACATAGCAATTAGGTCAGGTGCTTCCAGTCGGCATGTAGTCCTTGCACAGAGTGTTTGCAACTATTGCATCAATAATAGCAATAACACAAGTATAACAGCGCAAAACCTGACACGAGCCACATAATAAGGGGGAACAAGGTGAAGTGAAACATTTTTTAAGCTAGGACAGTAGGGATATGCACAAAGTAAAATACTGTTAAAGATAAACAGGCATACCTATCTCAGTCACTTCATGATCGTTGACAATTTCGAAATTTTTGTATGTATAACCCACAAAATTCAAATCCTTTGAAGAAAGCATCTGAAGGAATTAAAGAGAAGTCACGATAAGTGTTACTTGaaatatcaaaatggataacatCAACAAAACATGAAGTTCAGCATCATTAAATCTGAGATAACACAAACTATGCTTCGGCACTCAATACGATGATGAAGGGCTAGCATTACACCCACTTGGGGACTAACAAACTGTGTCAATATGCTATTTTGCAAATTAATCCGATATTATATATTCATCCGCTAAACCTCTAAGATGAGGGGGGAACTCTAAGCATACTAATTCACAGTTTTATGACAAACCTTTTTCTGAGTTCTGAGTCACAATATCAAATATTCTATGATCATAACTAAGCCACTTTTTCATCCTTAAAATTGTGCATCCATATTGCAATTGTGACATATATTTAATGAATACTTTTCAAAATCCTGAAAACTAGAATGAATGAATAGATATATATGATATATGCATCAAGAAAAATGTTGAACAAAGTCTGAAAGCAAAGAATGCAAGCAgctaacataaaaaaaaaataaatccctATAAACATATTTACCTTTCTCCATGGGCCTGACTTtgatgaagtctgaatctgatcTCCAGACTGCAATGCACACAGGATAAAAATCAATGCTCTATATTGATTGCTTAAGACTATCAGACAAATGAGCCATTTAGGTAGACACTTTACCTCTTCGAACTTTTCAAAGTTTTGTGTATCCAACTCATCCTTAACCTCAGGTATAAATGCAGCCTCCATTTGGTACAATCTGTCCCACTTAATGTCTTTAAACCAAGAGTGAGCCTAAGATTGCCAGAAAAATTAAGGTAAGCACAAAGACCCTTTGTAGAGACCCCACTTGGACAGGTCCAGAATTAAAAGAAAGCACAATAACAACCTTTATTTCATTGGCACCTTTTGTGCCAAGCCGTTGGTCGACATTGCATAAGAGTTTTCTGATAAGATCTTTCGCTTCTACAGATAGCTTTGCTTCTTCTGGAAACTTTAGGTGCATTCTCCAATTTACTATCTGTATGAATCATTAGAAATAGagcaaaataaatttattatggAAAAGAAGGAGATTGTGCTAACAAGATCTGTATAGGTAAAATGATCTTTGATGTCCAATTACTTCGTCGATAAACTTCTGATATCATACCACTACTTATAAAAGATATGTTACAaaagttttttttctaaaaaagaaaCTTCAGTAACTAGAAAATCTCATTAGAGCTGATATAGATAAGTCATAAGAgaatatggattaaaacatgatacacatacatacgtatatatatTCTGGTAGGGTGTAGAGTGTAGACAATGGATATATTCAAGGTTTATGCATGAGAACAACACTAAATTACTATATTCATCTAAAGATTCAAGATTCAAACATGAGGGCAGTTCAACTCAAGTATGATAGACGCTTCCACCTTATAAcatttttatttccaaaatgtaatgccacaaaaatataatgagTCACTGACTCATCATAGGGGTTTAAAAATTTCTGAAAACAGAAAGTGGTCTTTCACGAAAACATGAGGAATTGATAGGTAAATACCCAATTCAAACCATTAGCTATTACAACAATAATAAATAGAAGGAAATAAACTTTTCAGTGACTTATTAGTATATAAAACAACAATCATGATACTTAAATTCAACAGATATTGAATCTTTTTTCAAAACAACATATATGAGCATCAATATTTTTATTAGTATAGTAGTATAAATTCACATTACCTTCCTACATGTTGCCATAGGCTCATCAGAATAAAATGGAGGATAACCCACAAGCATTTCATACATGATGGCTCCAAGCGACCACCTATATAAGAAAAAACATTGTTTCTACCTTAAAGATATCCAATGCCCTGGAATGAATAGTAAATGCCAAAAACAAGACTTACCAATCACATTCCATCCCATAACCCTTCTTCAATAAAACTTCTGGAGCAATATAATCAGGTGTACCGACAGTAGAGTATGCCTGTAGATTTCCAGTGGAAATTTCAGGGAAACAAGAtaatggaagaaaattcagatccTAGGCACCCGTAAAACCACAAAATTGTACAGTTAACAACAGCTTTTGAAAATACACATACCATATGTACATAATTTTTTCTACTTGAAAATCTGAGTGTGAtttctgctctctctctctctctctctctctctctctctctctctctatatatatatatatatatatatatatatatatatatatatctgagcATCCCTGAGTCGTCGTCATAATTTGGATGGCTATAGGCTGGAAGAGTTATTTTTGACATGGAATATTGATTCATAATTTGAATGGCTCTAAGTTGGCAGAGATATTTTTGACATGGAAGACTGATACCAAATTAACTGATTATAGAGGGTTAAGGATACAAAATATAGGATTAACTTTGTGTCAGTTTTTAATGAGGAATTTTCCTTATTGATCACCGATCCTCCCAGCTGCTAGATAAAAAGGTGGGCCGCTTTGCTGGACAATTATCTGGCTACATGTCAATGGCTGCCTGTTGTTGACATTAAAATCAATGGGCGGTTTAAGGGGAATCTGTTGTTGTTGTGCCTGCCACTGCTCCCTCAATCATTGCATGCAAGTCTGAGTTCAGTCAAAGTCAATTCTGCACACCAGACCTATGAGCACGTGTCTGAGTTGATAGTTGAGACCTGATCCAACAGGCTGGACTAACCTAAGATGATTGACTCAGGCAAAACTGGTCCAGAAAACCAATACAGGCCTAAAGCACATAGGTCTGACCAGACCAAAACATATCGGAGATGCTGACAAGATCAACCGGCCTAAATCAGTCCATAAGAAGGCCGGTCCAAATATTTCAGACAAACACAGCTAGTCAATGAGAACTGGAAATCTGTAATAAACACTTATCAGGAAATAGTTCAGAAGGGCatgaagatcaaattatatggcaTATATATGTTGCTAATTCTGTTTCATAAAGATTGGGaccaaggttcgctgtaccggtcggtaccgagcgtaccgtatccgtaccgatgggtaccagtatcggtacaccaatgtcggtatGGTCGGTTCCGagcgtacggtaccgtaccgacactcggtacgcctatactagtgcggcaccggtacggggttcggtaccggtacggcgaaccttgattgGGACCATTGGGTGAATGTGATTGAAAATGGCTTGATTCAGTAAATAAGATAAATGTCATGCCATAATGTTTGGAATTTGTGGTGTAACAAATCTGTGATCTTTTGCATGTTTAACAAAATTTGGGTTAGCAATTCAATTTTAAATTGAATAATTTACTGACATATTGCTAGATGGCAACATATTAGCACAATAAAGGCATACACTGAGAAGACAGGTACATGGTAGCTGCCACCCATCTTTCTATGCTCAGCAGTATATGGCATAGTTATGAAGTTAAAAGATCGACAcatgataaaatttataattaaaatcATCAATGATTGAAATGCTTTAAGCAAATCAAAATATATCGGGCCAATTATTTGTTCCATACATGTCTTAGAGATAAAAAGAAGCATAGATTGATGCTATCATGTATTGAATTGGTTGATTAAAATTTAATGAAATACACATTTTCTGTCTCTCATTCTGCATTTATGATTCCATGTGCATACGCAGGTGTGTTCTTAAATATGTAAGCATCAATCATATACATGAGCATATAATACTTTTGATAGCATGTCTCCAATCAAAACTGACAAACTTTACCCAACTATAAAAGAAGCATGCCAGCATAACTGTAACCAACAAGCCGTACCTTAAAAATTTGAATGCCATATCTAGCTATGCAGATGCCTTAAAAATGGCATGTACCAAGGGAGGGAAAAAAGTAGAATTACAAGTTATGGAAACCATTAGATAAGTTGTATTTGTGGTTTGCATGACAAAAACCTTATTCTTTATCACAGAACTTATACTGCAGATTATTTGATTGGAGAAGTTATTTGTTATGCAAATAATCTAATCACATGATGGTAAGAAGTTTACCAATGTCCTTCTATTCCTTTGCCAATGCTCTAATTGTTCCTGTTGTGTGCGCTTTGGTAAAGAAGGACTTTGTAAAGAACCACTATAGCTCTTTCCTAGTGTAATATCCTTTTCTTGTAAATCTGGAAAGTTACTGCAATCTAAAGGTTTACATAGTCCAAAATCTGACAACTTCAGGTGACCATATCTATCGAGTAACAGATTATCAGGCTTGATATCCCTGAATCACACAAAAGAAAAGGTTACCATCTCCAGAAAATTTAAAAGGGCAATGAAGGCTCCAAAGCATATTCGCTGCAAGTTAAGCAAACCTGTGAATGTAGTTGTGTTTGTGGATAGATTCAATAGCAAGAACAGCCTCACCAATGTAAAATCTAGCTTCATCCTCAGTGAGTGTATCCTTCCGCATAAGCAATGTCATCATGTCCCCACCAGGTAGGTACTCCATAATAAGATATAGATACTCATTATCTTGGAAGGAACAATAAAGTTTCACTATGCAATTGCTATCAACCTCCGCAAGGAGATTCCTTTCGGCTTTAACATGCTCGACCTGGAcaaaattttgatatgaaattgTAAAGATGAACATTGAGAAATCATGCTCAAAATATGCCAAACCTGGCCTCGACGTAGCATCTCTGATTTCTTAAGCTTCTTCATTGCATATACATTACCAGTTGTCTTCTCCCTACAGATCCTGACCTGCACTACAAAGTTCATATAAGATCAAAATCTTAATGAGTCAAAAGGGATGCCTGATTGTGAAAGATACAACAGAAGGAAAGAATGATATGTAGCAGTATTGACATTGGTTTCATTGTAGCATGAGTGTTGAACTTCATACAAGGAAGAGACTCTTGTAACAGGAAATTATACCAGTACAAGTCAGATTAGTTAATTTCAAGGTTAGCTGGACTAGTACCGGTCGGCTACCAGTTCGGTACAGGGTGAACCGTGCAGTTCATCCCGATTCAGCAAACTATATTTCAAGCCTTTTGAAaagaaaaggggggggggggggggggggggaggtgaACCGGTTCAAACTAGTGCGAGCTGAGCGATTTGCACCGATTCTGCCCCAAAGGTTTGGAGCTGTTCACGGCATTCTCCAAAAATACTGGTTGAGCCGTGCCGGTTCCGCACTGGTTTGGTCGGTACGGACTGAATTGGGCGGTTCGGCAAACCATGGTTAATTTCCTTTAACATCCAAAAATCCTAGACAATACAAGGCATGGCTTATCGGTGCTGGTTCTGTAATCATGTTCTAGGAGTTCAACTGCAGTGGCACTTTACACACTACATAGTAGTACATTCACCCAACAGCCTCCAGTAAATCATGCATTAAGATCTATACaaacagaaaaatttcaaatatgGGAAAAGAATCAATCTTTATAATAGATGAATAAGTCATATAGCATCAAGATGTCAATAAAAC
Above is a genomic segment from Phoenix dactylifera cultivar Barhee BC4 chromosome 2, palm_55x_up_171113_PBpolish2nd_filt_p, whole genome shotgun sequence containing:
- the LOC103717596 gene encoding serine/threonine-protein kinase tricornered-like — translated: MDSARSWLHKFQPRDKSATKKKDTTTDGKEGSDEAPSNATKQRVAAAKQYIENHYKEQMKNLQERKVRRYNLEKKLADADLSEEEHSNILKHLEKKETEYMRLQRHKMGVDDFELLTMIGKGAFGEVRICREKTTGNVYAMKKLKKSEMLRRGQVEHVKAERNLLAEVDSNCIVKLYCSFQDNEYLYLIMEYLPGGDMMTLLMRKDTLTEDEARFYIGEAVLAIESIHKHNYIHRDIKPDNLLLDRYGHLKLSDFGLCKPLDCSNFPDLQEKDITLGKSYSGSLQSPSLPKRTQQEQLEHWQRNRRTLAYSTVGTPDYIAPEVLLKKGYGMECDWWSLGAIMYEMLVGYPPFYSDEPMATCRKIVNWRMHLKFPEEAKLSVEAKDLIRKLLCNVDQRLGTKGANEIKAHSWFKDIKWDRLYQMEAAFIPEVKDELDTQNFEKFEESGDQIQTSSKSGPWRKMLSSKDLNFVGYTYKNFEIVNDHEVTEIAELKKKSKSKRPTIKSLFESSETEDQPGQCVQGSFLSLLPSQLEVSKSQKLSSP